The Nitrospirota bacterium nucleotide sequence CGGCACGCCGCCGAGGAGGATGCCCGCGCCTCCCGCCAAGCGCTCCAGATAGTGGGCGCCGATCTGCACGGCCATGCGGCCGGCGATCTCGCTCATGGGCTTGAGGATCGGAAGCCCCCCGTCCTGGCTCTCCGTGGTCTCATAGGCGATGGCGGTCACGCCCGAGTCGGCCAGCGACCGCGTGAGCTCGGCCGAGGCCGCCAGGTGGAGATACGTGAAGAGGATCTGCCCGCGTCGGAACAGGCCGTACTCGGACGGCAGCGGCTCCTTCACCTTGATGATCATCTCGGCTTCCTGGAACAGGTCGGCCCTGGACCGGGCCAGGTGGGCGCCCGCCTTGCGATAGTGCTCGTCCGCGAACCCGCTTCCCTCCCCGGCCGCCGTCTCGACCCACACCGTGTGGCCGGCCGCGCAGAGCGTGGCCGCGCCTTCCGGGGTGAGGCTCACCCGATACTCGTGGTCCTTGATCTCTTTCGGCACTCCGATGATCATGCGGCCTCCTTGTCTCCCGACCGATGCGCACCCCTGTCTCCGTCATTATATCCCGATCCCGGCCCTCCTTGCGCTGGACAGGCCGTCCGGTCCTGGTGTAAGATCGCGCCCGATTCGCCGAGCGGGAGGAAGAGGATCGTGACAGACACCGGTGCGAGCTTGTCGGCCGGCCGTTGCGACGCCTGCGGGACGGACCGGAGCCCGCTGATGAAGCTGTCGCTCGGCAAGGACTTCTTCGGCCGCGCCTACGACCGGCTCTCCCCCTCCTCGGATGTCAGTCCCAAGTGGTACTGCGACACCTGCTCGATGCACAAGAACCTGCAGCGCGACTTCCGCGACATTCGGACGGAGCTCGACAAGCTCCACGCGGGGCAGGCCTCGGAGCTGGCGAAGGCCGAGCAACTGCAACGGGCGCAGCTCCGGCTCCGGGAGATCGCCTCGATCTTGGCCGGCCTGGAGGGACGGGGGTCGGCGCCGCACCTCCTCGATCCGGCCGAGGTCGGCACCCTGCTCAATCGCATCCAGGCCCAGGCGGGCGCCTCGTCCGTCGCCGGGTAACAGAAGCCCGACCGGTGTCCACCTTCACGCACCACATTTTCGTCTGCCTCAACCAACGGCCCAAGGGGGACCCTCGCGGGTGCTGCGCGGACCAGGGATCCGAGCGTCTGCACGCCCACTTCAAGAAGGAAGTGGAGCGGCTCGGGCTCAAGGGCACCGTGCGCGCCAACAAGGCCGGGTGTCTGGACCATTGCGAATACGGACCCAGCGTGGTTATCTATCCCGAAGGGGTCTGGTACTGGGTCGGCTCGGAAGCGGATGTCACGGAGATCATGGAGCGCCACGTGGTCAAAGGCGAGATCGTCGAGCGCCTGCTGATGCCGGGTCACCAGCCTCCCCGAAAAGCCTGACAACCATGCCGGTCGAGGAAAAGTGGAAGGCCAACCAGGAGAAGGTGGCCTTCATGAAGCGGTTTCCCGGGCTGGCGACCTCCTGGGAAGAGGTGCGGGGCAAGGCCGTGACGGCCGTCGCCGGCCTGCCGTCCCGGACCGGAGCCGCCGTGCTGGTCTTTTCCGACGGCTCGTTCGCCGTCGCGGCGCCGCTCGCGCCGGAACCTTGGGAGCTGACGGAAGCCTTGGCGGCCGCCCGCCCGTTCCTGGAGGCCACCCACTCGGCCGCCTTCGCGGAGTACGACCGGCTCGTCCGGCAAGACCGGGAAGCCCTGCGGCTCGCGCGCCTGGAGAAAATCATGGGCGCGATCCAGAACAATCTGGAACGGATTCCGGAACTGAAAGAGCGGCTGCGGCAGCTCGTGAACGAGTGGAAGTGAGGAGACCGCGGCCGTGAACATGCTCGAGCTCTTTTCCAAAGCCTTGTTCGAGGGAGTGTCCCCCATGATGGTTGTCAGAGATCACCTGGTCCGCCATCCCGACCGCTGCACCCACCAGGCCGTCTGCATCCCGGTCTGCCCGACCGGCGCCTGGCTCTCGACCCCGCCGTTCAAGTTCGACTCCTCCCGTTGTCTGGAGAGCTGCCGGCTCTGCCTGGATGCCTGCCCGTCCCAGGCGATCTACGCGGTCTTCCGAAAAGGCGAGAAGGTACTGGCGCCGCAGAAGAAGTAGGGGCAGCCTAGCTAACAGCCCGGAGCCACTCATGGTGACGAGGTCGCGGTAGGAGAAGAGGCGCATATCATTGCGCAAGCTGGCTCCGGTCCGTGAGGCGTCGTCCAACCCGAGATAGACCTCGACTCTTGCGTTAACATCATCCTTCTTTGCCCCACGCACCACAGGATTGTCGATGCCCAGCCTGATGTCTGCTCGGAGACAGTTCTTCAGGCAATGAAGCATCAACACGAAACTGTAGTACGCGAGCGGCAACGGTCATTGGTCCAGCTTACCGTCGCGGGCGCCCGGACCTACGATGGCGTCTGTGGAGGACTCCCCCCTTGCTCAAACACCATAGCACCATTTGTCGAACACTCCTTCGTACTCGGCGAATTTCCCGCTCCCCATCATCTTCGCCTCCTCCCTTCAGCATCCCTCGCCACGAATGACAATCTTGCGACGACGGTTCAACGGCTGAAATCCCTGCCGCAAGAGGAACCCTCACACATTGAGGAAACTCTGTACCGGATTCGGAATACCGGCTTACTGAACCCAGACGCTGCCATCACAGCGATCGAAGACCTTCGCGGCCAATGGTGGTTCGACGGATGCAATGCGGAGGCCGCTCGGCCGATTTGCCGCGAGTTGCGCCTCGTCAAACAAATCGCCAACCAAGCCGCCTACCCCACGCTTGAAGCTGCCGTGCGTAGCCAGGCAAGGAAGCCTTTTGTTTGAGCCTGTTGAGATTTGTCGCTAGGCAGGTCACAAGATCATGCTAGCCGAGACGGGAAAAAGGTGAGGCGGGCGCTTTGGTTGCCCGGAGCGAACAAGTGGCCTACAATGCTGCCTGTCACCCAGAGGAGCGTACATGGCGATCACCAAGGCCAAACACCGCCGCGTAAGAGAGCCGAAGATCCTGTTGTCTGAGCATCGGCTGACCATTCTGCTTGCCAAGGACAATGGCTCCTATTGCGCGAAGTGCCCGGAGCTGGACCTCGTCACGCAGCTTCCGACGGCTGACGAGGCACTCGAAGACCTCATCGAGGCGATCAAGGACTACGCGAGAGAATATCTCCGAGACCGCAAGCTGTACGCCACGAGCCCGAACCGGTCTCATCACCTCCCCTACGTCGAAGCCGTTGCGGCCTGCAAGACCGACTGGGATCTTCGCACGCTGATCGAGATCAAGCATGGCTTCGTTCACGCATGACGACTTCCGCACGGCCCTGAAACAAGCGGGATTCGAAAAGCTCCGATCCGAGAAACACGAGACCTGGCGGAAAACCCTGCCGAGCGGCTCTATCCTGCGTGTCCGGATCAGCCACCAGCACAAACGCGACATCCCCAAGTGGCTGTTTCACGAAATGCTCAGACAGGCCGGTTTGACCGTAGACGAATTTAAGGCTTTACTGAGAGACTAGGAAAGACGGACGAGCAGAGATCAACACGCTCCCAATGCTTCAGCGGCCGTCTTGGTGGTACGTCGAGCGGAAGCGGAGCGACCGAGAACAAGGTTGGAAGGCGTTTTCAGCAGCCGACTTGCTTCCGCAGTGAGCCCCAGTAGGCCGTCCCCGCGTAGCCGCACCCTCCGGTCAGCACGGTCACCGCCATGATCCGATAGACCTGCCCCTTCGAGATCTTCAGGTTGGCCGACGGGTCCAGCCAGGCTGAGGAGCCGGTCAGGAGCCGGAGCGTCGCCCCGGCGAAGAGGATCGGCCACATGCAGGCCAGCCGCAGCCGCAGTTCCCGTCGGGGAATGGCCATCGTATAGAGCCAGCCCTGGTCGAGGTGCTCCAGCGCGATCCGAACCAGCCGGCTCAGCACCGGACGGATCGCCGGAAGATTCTCCTGGTTCAGCAGGTCCCTCGGCTCGAGCCCCGCCTCCCTGACGAGCGTAGCCGGGACGTAGCATCGGCCACGCCGCAGGTCGCGCGGCAGGTCTTTGAGGATGTTCGTGAGCTGGAGCCCCTTGCCGAACCGGACCCCGATCGCCGCCATCCTGGCTCGGTCCCACCGGGCCAGCGACGGACGGTGGGCGCACATCATCTCGGTCCAGAACTCCCCCACGCAGCCGGCCACGTAATAGGTGTAGCGATCCAGATCGGCCATGGCCGGGAGCGCCGTCAAGTCCTGCACGGAATCGCCTGGAAACGAGGTCAGGTCCATCTCCATCCCGTTCGGCAGCGTCCCCATCAGGGTTCTGATCCGCTCCCGGTCGCCTGGATCGAGCCCCTGGTACAAACGGAAGCAGGCATCGAGCTGCTCCAGGAGGGCGCGCTCGCCCGAGTCGGTCTGGCGTGGCGCGACGGCCGCCTGAATCACCCGGACCTCCTCCGGATCCACCCGGTCGCCGGCAAACAGGCCGCGGAACCGTTTCAGGAACAGGAGCCGGTCGGCTTTGGCGATCAGGTCCGTGTCGGCGATCGTGTCGGCGGCCCTTGCGAACAGGTAGGCCAGCCCGACCTGATCGCGCACCGACCGGGGCAGCACGTGCAGGGTCAGGTAGAAGGACCGCGACACCCGGCGCAGCACGTCGCCCAGCAACATCTGCTTGGCGGAGACGGTCTGGGCGGCGGTTGCCACTAGCGGACTTCCAGGCGCCCTTCCATGCCCTTCTCACGGTGAGTGGAAGCGAAGGGGATGGGTGGCTTCTTGTCGCAGTAGAAGGTATAGGTCCCGGGCTTGGTGGGCGTGAAGCGGACCTTCTCCGTGTTGCCGGCGCCGACGTCCTGGCTTACTTCCAGGCCGGCCTCCGGCTCCTTCAGCAGGAAGTTGTGCGGCACGATGATCGTCACGCTGGTCAGCGTCAGCTCGACCGGCTTCCCGGCCTGGACGATGAGGTGGCTGGGCGTATAGGAATAGCTGTCGAGCGTGATGGTCCCCCGCTGGACCCCGTCCGAGCCGACCGTCAATTCGACCGGCCCCTGCTCGGCGCCGGCGGCGAGGCGACCGAGCCCGGCGAGCAGCACCGCGGCGGTCCAGAAGACGACGGCCAGCCGCCGAGACGGATTGAGCGGCTTCGCGATCACGGCTCGTTTTCTAGCAGATACCCCTGCACAGGTCAACCCGAGCCCGGCCGTCGCCCCGACCTCTTGACGAAACCGCCGGCGAACTTATCTGGATAAGCGACCCCGTACAGGCGCCAGCCTGATTGTTGTATAATACGAGCGTTCGTTGACCGGCGGCCCGGCCATCGGGCCGCCACGAATGACATGAAGAGGGAGGAGTCTCCATGAAGTGGTTGAAGGGCATCGGGTTGCTGTTGATCGCGAACGTGCTGATCTTCGTGACCCTGTCCATCTCGTTCCATGTGATCGTCAATTTCATCCTGCCGGCCTTCGGGATCGACGTTCGTGGGGCCGTCAACCAGGAGGACCTGGTCTGGGCCCTGGTGATCGGGTTCGGGGGCGCGTTCATCAGCCTGGCCTTCTCCAAGCAGATGGCCCGGTCCATGCTGGACTGCTACCGGATCGAGCAGCCCCGCACGCACGCGGAGCAGGTGATCTACGGCACGGTGCAGGAGATCGCCCAGCGGCTCCGGATCCAGATGCCGGAAGTGTGGGTCTACGAAGGCGGGGACCCGAACGCCTTCGCCACCGGCCCGACCAAAAACAACGCGA carries:
- a CDS encoding (2Fe-2S) ferredoxin domain-containing protein codes for the protein MSTFTHHIFVCLNQRPKGDPRGCCADQGSERLHAHFKKEVERLGLKGTVRANKAGCLDHCEYGPSVVIYPEGVWYWVGSEADVTEIMERHVVKGEIVERLLMPGHQPPRKA
- a CDS encoding cupredoxin domain-containing protein, coding for MIAKPLNPSRRLAVVFWTAAVLLAGLGRLAAGAEQGPVELTVGSDGVQRGTITLDSYSYTPSHLIVQAGKPVELTLTSVTIIVPHNFLLKEPEAGLEVSQDVGAGNTEKVRFTPTKPGTYTFYCDKKPPIPFASTHREKGMEGRLEVR
- a CDS encoding phytoene/squalene synthase family protein, which codes for MATAAQTVSAKQMLLGDVLRRVSRSFYLTLHVLPRSVRDQVGLAYLFARAADTIADTDLIAKADRLLFLKRFRGLFAGDRVDPEEVRVIQAAVAPRQTDSGERALLEQLDACFRLYQGLDPGDRERIRTLMGTLPNGMEMDLTSFPGDSVQDLTALPAMADLDRYTYYVAGCVGEFWTEMMCAHRPSLARWDRARMAAIGVRFGKGLQLTNILKDLPRDLRRGRCYVPATLVREAGLEPRDLLNQENLPAIRPVLSRLVRIALEHLDQGWLYTMAIPRRELRLRLACMWPILFAGATLRLLTGSSAWLDPSANLKISKGQVYRIMAVTVLTGGCGYAGTAYWGSLRKQVGC
- a CDS encoding type II toxin-antitoxin system HicA family toxin, with the translated sequence MASFTHDDFRTALKQAGFEKLRSEKHETWRKTLPSGSILRVRISHQHKRDIPKWLFHEMLRQAGLTVDEFKALLRD